From the Chryseobacterium sp. G0201 genome, the window TCACTTAGCTTTTAAGGATGCACAAAAAAGAAGAAAAAAAGTAACCCTTATCGATAAGGCGAATGTCTTGGACACTTCCAGATTATGGAGAAAAGTGTGTAAAGAAATTTCTGAAGAATATCCCGATGTTACATTAGATTTTATGTTTGTAGATAATGCGGCAATGCAGTTGATTCTTGATCCGAAACAGTTTGATGTTATTTTAACGGAGAATATGTTTGGAGATATTATTTCTGATGAAGCAAGTGTTATTGGAGGTTCAATAGGATTGCTGCCATCAGCTTCCATTGGAAATTCGAATGCTTTATTTGAGCCGATCCATGGTTCTTATCCGCAGGCTAAAGGAAAAGGAATTGCAAATCCTATTGCTTCTATCTTGAGCGCTGCTATGATGTTGGATCATTTAAAATTAGAAGATGCAGCTCATAAATTAAGAGAATCTGTAGAGCATGCAATTGAAAGCAAATATGTTACTGCCGATCTTAATTCTAAACAATCCTATTCTACGAGTGAAGTAGGAGATTTTATTGTTGATTATATTAAATATTCTGAAAAAACATATTACAATTTTGAGAATATTAAAATCGGAAAGTCTACTATCGTGTAGAATACTATACGTTTGATATTATTTTTTTTTTAACAAAAGTCTGCCTCTTTCGAAGCAGACTTTTAATTTTATTGATCTGTATTATCCGTTTTTCCTGTTTTGTTTTTAGAAGCTTTTTGAATGTCTTCTTTATCAATATCAGGCGGATTTGTTTTTTTCGAAGAAACAGGAATATCAGGAAAATCCTGATTTTGCTTTTTTGATTCTGAAGAATTGGCAGATTCTTTCTTTTTGTTATCGTTTTTTGAATTATCCATAGCTTTTCATTTTTAAAGTCCTAAAATACCTAGCTGACCTGTTTTGTCTTCTATAGTATAATTCAAAGCCTTTGCCAAAACGAAAATATTATTAAGATTTTCCATTAATTGTTGACGTCCTTCGTTTCTTAGCTTGTTTTGATCAATAGATTTCATCGCAGCATCTTTTGCCTTTTGAGTTACATTTTTAATGTCTTTCTCAGAAATTCTATTGAAAAAAGAGTCGTCAAGAGACTGTATTTCAACACTTGGCGTGATTCTTATATCTGCATTAGGTAATTCTGTAATAATCAGTTTTTTATTAATAGAATCAACCTCCATTTTCATTTTGTTCAGATCATAAGAAACTTGCGCATTCGTCTTTGTATAAGTTATAATGCTGTTGCTCGAAACTTCACTACCAAATACCTCATAACCCATTTTGGTTTTTTGCATTGAAGAAACATCTTGCTCCAATACAACCATTTTATTCATTTTAGAAATCTGGTTTGTCAGAATGTAATAATCTGATTTTTCCGTTTTTCCTGTAAGATTTAAACAAGATTTAAGACCAAAGAACAGAAGCAACATGATGGAAACTCCGGCTAAAAATGGTAATATTATTCTATTATTTCTCAATATCTATTTTTTAAATATTTCTTTTATTACAGATTTGTCGTCTTTTTTCAAGATATCAACCAAGTCTCTTTCAATATAACCGGTTGTAGGCATTTCTATAATCCTTCCAACTTCCTTGCCGTATTTTTGAACAATAATGGTAGGAACTTTCTGAATATTATAAAGCCCTTCTTCTCCTGAAGGCGATTCTTTTTTACGGTTTACGGCAATAATAGTTAATTTGCTTTCAGGATATTTCACTTCTTCCAAAATTTTCATTAATCTTGGAAAGTCTCTATGGCTGTCTTCGCACCAGGTTCCCATGAAAACAGTGATACTGTAAGAATTTATTTTATCTTTTTTAAGTTCACTGATCGCTTTTTGATCAATTGCATATTCGTCATGCTCTTTCACATACCATTCTGCGTAAGGGGCTTTTGTAAATTGCTCTTTTGTTTGAGTTCCCAGAAGCATTTTGCCATCTTTCGTAGTTTCAACTTCACGATTCACCACTACTTTTTGTGCGCTGAACTGTTGAGTTGCCAAAACCAAACATGAAATGGTAACAACATTTGTGATTATTTTTTTCATATTATTTTTCGATAATTGTTTTTAAATCGGCAGGAGAGTAGTATTTGTTTTTCAATACTTTATGGTCTGCCTGTCTGTAAACATTGAATTTTTCTCCAGATTTTTCATAGAAAGACTCAACTTCTTTTGCTTTATAAAACTCAACCGTTTCCTGTGCCTGTTCTTCATTATCGCAAGCTTTAGACATATTAGAACGCTGAACTTCGTTGAATAGCTCTACAAATTTGCTGCCAAGTCCAAATTCTAATACCGCACCACTCAAAACATATTGTAAATCGCAAAGTGCATCTGCAATTTCTACAATATCATTATCTGCGATCGCTTGTTTCAATTCATTTAATTCTTCCTGTAAAAGCTCAACTCTAAGGTTGCATCTTTCCGGGGAAGGAATTTGTGGTGTATCTAAAATAGGTGCTTTGAAAGTTGTGTGGAATTCTGCTACTTGGTTCAGGCTGTCAATTTTATCCATGAAATTTTTAAATTTAGAGCAAAGATAAAATTTTTAGAAGTTAGAAGCTAGAAATTAGAGATTAGTTTTTCACGTTTTGTTATTGAATGAATGTAGAATTTATTTTTTAGCTTTAAAATTAAAGTTGAGATGCTTCTGACATGAAATAGAGAGTTAAAAACATTGAAAAATTAAGTTTTGGCTAAAGCTGAATGAAGATTTTCTTTGTTGTAAACGGGCTAAAGCCCATTCCTATTGATGCTGACAATTGTGATATTGAAATTTAACACACATAATTCATAATTCATAATTCATAATTCATAATTCATAATCAAAATTACTCATTACCCATAAAAAAAGACTGCCCAAATGAACAGCCTTTTATCTCAAAGTTTAATTTGATGAAGGTTATTTAGTTTTTGATGAATCTTTTTGAGATCTCACCGATCTGGATCATGTAAGCACCTTTCACAAGACTGCTCACATTTACAGATCCTCTTTGAAGTTTTCCTGAGTTAATTAGTTTTCCACCCATATCGAAGATTTTGTAATCTTCTGAAGCTGTATTTGAAACATTTAAAATATCTCTTACAGGATTTGGATATAATTTAATGTCTGTCATTAAATCTTTAGTATCTAATAGATCTCCTCTTCCTGAAGAAACAATATTTAGCGTATAATCTTCAACCTGTCCGTAAGTATATGAACCACAAGATGATGTTGGAACGGAATTATACTGCATCATTACTCTCATTCTGGTGGTTCCCACCGTTGCAGTTGCCGGAATTGTAATACTTCCGGTTACTGGAGTTGTTGTGGAACCTGTTTTAGACCAAGCTAATTCTCCGCTGTCTGTGAAGTCACCATCACCGTTGTAATCGATATAAACTGCATAAGCTTCGCTGTAAACCGTTGATGTCCAAACCGGAGTTACAGAAACAGTGTAAGCACTTCCTCTTGTTACATTGGTAGAAACAGCCGTGAAGTTTTCGTAACCTGCAGTTCCTGTAGAAGTATTGTTGATTGTTCCGAATTTTACATTACCGATTCTCTCGTCAGCTGTATTTGTTGAAGTTGCTGAACAGTAGCTCACAGAACTTCCTGCTAACGTTGTAACGCTCACGGAATTACTTGCAACTGAAATATTTCCAGCTGCATCTTTTGCTTTAACTGAGAAACTATAAGTTGTTGATGGCGTTAAACTTGTCGCTGTATAACTAGTTGAAGCCGTAGAACCTATCAATGAAACTCCCTGATACACATCATAACCTGTAACACCAACCGCATCTGTTGCACCTGACCAAGAAAGATTTGTACTTGTAGAAGTAGTTCCTGAAGCTGCTAAAGTAGGAGCCGTAGGAGCGATTACATCACCACTTCCCGAACCCGCATTTACTGTAATATTTGCATTATTTATGTCAAAGAAAATATGATTTGAACCTTTTACCATAATTCTTCCAGTTGTTGTTGCAGCATTTGGAATAACTACAGCCTGAGTTCCGTCGTTTGGAGTTCCTGCCAATAGAGTAGTCCATGTTGTTCCTGAGTTGGTAGACCAAAGAATATCTACGTTTGCAGCGTTCACACCGTTGGCGGTAGTTCCTGCAACGTTCCATGTTACGGTTTGAGAAGTTCCTCCTGTATACGTTGTTGCTGAGTTTTGAGAACTTACACTGAATGGTCCGGCCGTTCCGTTAACTGTCATAACAGCATCATCAGAATTATTTCCTGAACCTCCGGCTCTGTTGTCACGAACTGTAAATCTGAAGTTATAACTTCTTGCTACATTAGATAAAGCCTCCACAGTGATTTCCGAACCTGCGGTTGTTGTTGCTCCTGTTAAAACTGAAGCCATTCTTGGGAAATATCTTACAGGTGAAGTGGTTGGAGTCCAAGATCTGAAAGTAGGACCTGTTGCTTTTGTAGCACTTGCCGCAGAACTTGCTCCTGTTTGGGAAGAAGAAGCATTATCCATTTGCTCCCAAACATAAGTTAATGAATCTCCGTTGGCATCAGTTCCAGTTCCTGTCAGCATAAACGGAGTTCCTTTTGGAATTGTATAATCTAAACCTGCGTTAGCTGTTGGGATTGAATTTCCTGTTGAAGTACTTACAGGACAGGTTTTAGCTTTAATATTATTAGTGATCTGCTGAATGCTCACTGCATGGAAAAATGCATCTGAATGAGGTTGAATATCCTGAGCGGTAATTCCCGCATACCCCATAATGGTTGATCCAGAGCCCGGTTCCATATTCACGCCAGTTCCTTCATTAGCATGAGAAAAAGTGTGATTTCCTCCGAATTGATGACCCATTTCGTGAGCTACATAATCGATATCGAAATTATCTCCTGACGGTATTGCATCTGCCGGAGAAGTATAACCGCTGCCTTTTGAACCGTTTGTACAAACACAACCGATGCAACCTGCATTTCCGCCACCTCCGGAAGCTCCGAATAAGTGACCGATGTCGTAATTTGCTTCACCAATTACAGAAGTTAAAGTTGACTGAAGCTGAGAATTCCAGCTGCTCATTCCTGAAGCAGCAGAGTAGGGATCTGTAGAAGCGTTGGTGTAAATTACCGCATCATTATTAGCGATAAGAACCATTCTTGCTGCAAAATCTTTTTCAAAAACTCCGTTTACACGAGTCATTGTGTTGTTCATTGCGGCTAAGGCGTTTGCTTTTGTCCCGCCGAAATAAGCTGTGTATTCTCCTGTGCTTGAAAGTGCTAATCTGAATGTTCTTAATTTAGCATCATCAGCGTTGGGTCTTGCTGCAAGATTACTTGTATTGATAACACCTTTTTGAGCAACGTCAATTACCGTACATTCAAATTTATTAAGATCATCTTTCTTATCTGATTTTTTGTAAACAACATAAGTAGAAAGATCTTTTGTGTAAGGCTCAATGAAAACGGCAGATTTATCTCCATAAATTTCCATGGAAGATAATCCTAATTGAGAAATACTGAAATAAACTGTAGAATTTGGATCATCAAGACCTTCGCCAACGTAAGATTTGATATCAGGATACTTTGCAGCTAATAGAGGATCAAAGTTTGAATTTTCTTTTACCTTAAAGTTTTCCATTTTCCCTTCTGAATTCGGGAAAGAAATAATGATCATGGATTTTTCACCAGC encodes:
- a CDS encoding DUF4230 domain-containing protein, which encodes MRNNRIILPFLAGVSIMLLLFFGLKSCLNLTGKTEKSDYYILTNQISKMNKMVVLEQDVSSMQKTKMGYEVFGSEVSSNSIITYTKTNAQVSYDLNKMKMEVDSINKKLIITELPNADIRITPSVEIQSLDDSFFNRISEKDIKNVTQKAKDAAMKSIDQNKLRNEGRQQLMENLNNIFVLAKALNYTIEDKTGQLGILGL
- a CDS encoding reprolysin-like metallopeptidase, with amino-acid sequence MKKQLSMIGMLLITGISFAQTDRLWSEGSKKTNSEVFENKNFVTNPKVYSLDINGLKNVLAKAPKRLAAGEKSMIIISFPNSEGKMENFKVKENSNFDPLLAAKYPDIKSYVGEGLDDPNSTVYFSISQLGLSSMEIYGDKSAVFIEPYTKDLSTYVVYKKSDKKDDLNKFECTVIDVAQKGVINTSNLAARPNADDAKLRTFRLALSSTGEYTAYFGGTKANALAAMNNTMTRVNGVFEKDFAARMVLIANNDAVIYTNASTDPYSAASGMSSWNSQLQSTLTSVIGEANYDIGHLFGASGGGGNAGCIGCVCTNGSKGSGYTSPADAIPSGDNFDIDYVAHEMGHQFGGNHTFSHANEGTGVNMEPGSGSTIMGYAGITAQDIQPHSDAFFHAVSIQQITNNIKAKTCPVSTSTGNSIPTANAGLDYTIPKGTPFMLTGTGTDANGDSLTYVWEQMDNASSSQTGASSAASATKATGPTFRSWTPTTSPVRYFPRMASVLTGATTTAGSEITVEALSNVARSYNFRFTVRDNRAGGSGNNSDDAVMTVNGTAGPFSVSSQNSATTYTGGTSQTVTWNVAGTTANGVNAANVDILWSTNSGTTWTTLLAGTPNDGTQAVVIPNAATTTGRIMVKGSNHIFFDINNANITVNAGSGSGDVIAPTAPTLAASGTTSTSTNLSWSGATDAVGVTGYDVYQGVSLIGSTASTSYTATSLTPSTTYSFSVKAKDAAGNISVASNSVSVTTLAGSSVSYCSATSTNTADERIGNVKFGTINNTSTGTAGYENFTAVSTNVTRGSAYTVSVTPVWTSTVYSEAYAVYIDYNGDGDFTDSGELAWSKTGSTTTPVTGSITIPATATVGTTRMRVMMQYNSVPTSSCGSYTYGQVEDYTLNIVSSGRGDLLDTKDLMTDIKLYPNPVRDILNVSNTASEDYKIFDMGGKLINSGKLQRGSVNVSSLVKGAYMIQIGEISKRFIKN
- the leuB gene encoding 3-isopropylmalate dehydrogenase, which codes for MSRNYFKIAVLPGDGIGPEVTNESVKILNAIGSLFNYSFDFKYGMIGADAIFKTGNPLPDDTLELCKDSDAVLFGAIGDPSFDNNPDAKVRPEQGLLKLRKELGLFANIRPLKTYSSLISKSPLKQEIIEGTDIQIYRELISGIYFGEKFTEENGAYAYDVCRYNREDITQIAHLAFKDAQKRRKKVTLIDKANVLDTSRLWRKVCKEISEEYPDVTLDFMFVDNAAMQLILDPKQFDVILTENMFGDIISDEASVIGGSIGLLPSASIGNSNALFEPIHGSYPQAKGKGIANPIASILSAAMMLDHLKLEDAAHKLRESVEHAIESKYVTADLNSKQSYSTSEVGDFIVDYIKYSEKTYYNFENIKIGKSTIV
- a CDS encoding nucleoside triphosphate pyrophosphohydrolase family protein, whose amino-acid sequence is MDKIDSLNQVAEFHTTFKAPILDTPQIPSPERCNLRVELLQEELNELKQAIADNDIVEIADALCDLQYVLSGAVLEFGLGSKFVELFNEVQRSNMSKACDNEEQAQETVEFYKAKEVESFYEKSGEKFNVYRQADHKVLKNKYYSPADLKTIIEK
- a CDS encoding TlpA family protein disulfide reductase, with amino-acid sequence MKKIITNVVTISCLVLATQQFSAQKVVVNREVETTKDGKMLLGTQTKEQFTKAPYAEWYVKEHDEYAIDQKAISELKKDKINSYSITVFMGTWCEDSHRDFPRLMKILEEVKYPESKLTIIAVNRKKESPSGEEGLYNIQKVPTIIVQKYGKEVGRIIEMPTTGYIERDLVDILKKDDKSVIKEIFKK